A region from the Andrena cerasifolii isolate SP2316 chromosome 11, iyAndCera1_principal, whole genome shotgun sequence genome encodes:
- the Iml1 gene encoding GATOR complex protein Iml1 isoform X8, which translates to MKLYKLIVHQKTFSEEDLIINPKDQPGIKTGDVVEIYHPEVEFSRLLLQVTSFKEDLQGRETISVENNVATMFQLRTFGDVYMNVVNPDDVALDSVELTFKDQYLGRSEMCRLKSSLVNTCVYMNKKIEFCGGSIRCQVCEMWSQGDRVACGVINNDTKVVFRSSTSMVYLFIQMSSEMWDFDIHGDLYFEKAVNGFLADLFQKWKKNGSNHEVTIVLFSRTFYNASSLEEFPNHMRECLQHDYRRRFYEDFYRVVVQNERFEDWSNVLVQLRKLFTDYQKIVLEYHQKPGIVIPKAVNSTAAQGNFLEVLNMSLNVFEKHYLDRSFDRTGQLSVVITPGVGVFEVDRELTNVTKQRIIDNGVGSDLVCVGEQPLHAVPLLKFHNKDTSINAPDDYSMPHWINLSFYSTNKKIPYLTFIPRIKLPQRVSKHPVENGKLQCKNKLLQEDPRECLHNTLFDYDAYDAQVFQLPSVHTSSSLQRVTTRAKKTSVASMETHNNAHILKLLKRKMSDPDIHHPPPEPHLPPVAATRSAAISIPHRTDDVTSNESNGEVNESRTSVKSDLTDSEISPPFRPVVGSAGSPTNAISQPTNIIRPSRALINPFDPSHVTIKLTSNRRRWTHIFPKVNVTGPTGVLIQQHHYQAVPAQLCSESQSDVTSNISGSPMEHNEISSSNQFQDHTKGKSQRPNLSLSSGEKSGNPGSSTGNKSLTLLWGATGEQEWTPALTTAIIGVDWKSLTIPACLPITTDYFPDKRSLQNDYVVSDYNLLPDDVNSDFAQQRAIYKKPLTTVEVFKELVSQRLAQGFQLIVAPATNKNQSNTPGSNAVPAISSVMRGRQTESEPKEEYLLSIGRIFHKISLFDNCITVTRYRPRHPYPPFNIHYLYRFHAPHHDTYEVSWASFTTEKLENYNWNYLDHYICTRGHTDFALVEALKYWRFRVFLLPLHNSATRKFLEGSSKCDIYTPLTASEQVSLMDGFLRFIELWPNKIRRPNPNKNWTSLVGSSPFRERLGSNRLPEKPRPRSGSKVMDRGRISPASEAVLPLALEQQQDHFDSNEDSANMELTKIKSTAPNNEILEAMKHPQSGVGFLTQHPSLPSQTFVSADAVQWLNNHIEGGVTVEGAINIMNGMIQDKIICHASGDFSKPFILGFYLYHVVQDKENQRAADYFSPSGDLQSFENEWVEVEIKAPKGWCEPTSPVTCPTISSPITIPNCDTVDESNVPSFLKDDLDLMDPGDDKDWQVPPYKHTHLDIDLNNRSDRIEWGHLRYQSIYKVDHSYELIVQWVASSGSIVADLIFVWQRKAQMCGIQMVPIPSDPLALPYTLKSDPLRGPIFIPLNIESLLMNKRNLFEEFREDTYAQRLFLFEEAIVQRFGFVPCLIESTENDHQYVHMTGNAFILIPSTTNTKLRPRTATNVVRRNTGQKGYPVHSDQPSPHEAYITRHVSGKNKDDYSTDKRVGFLWSWNHMLSRKWKSSSTLAGDELFQKKLIQDFRNFCSNGDNRLMHFWESCWETKEKSCTRTS; encoded by the exons GTTAACACTTGTGTATATATGAACAAGAAAATCGAGTTCTGCGGAGGTAGCATAAGGTGTCAAGTATGCGAAATGTGGTCGCAAGGCGATCGTGTCGCTTGTGGCGTTATAAATAACGATACAAAG GTTGTATTTCGTTCTTCAACAAGCATGGTATACCTTTTCATTCAAATGAGCTCGGAAATGTGGGATTTCGACATTCATGGCGATCTGTATTTCGAGAAAGCGGTTAACGGGTTTCTAGctgatttatttcaaaaatggaaGAAGAACGGTAGCAATCACGAAGTGACAATAGTCCTGTTCTCAAGAACATTTTATAATGCCAGCAGTTTGGAAGAATTTCCGAACCATATGCGCGAATGTTTACAACACGATTATAGGAGAAGATTTTACGAAGATTTCTACAGGGTGGTGGTACAAAATGAAAGATTTGAAGATTGGAGTAACGTATTAGTGCAATTGCGCAAACTGTTTACAGATTATCAGAAGATTGTATTAGAATATCATCAAAAGCCAGGTATCGTTATACCAAAAGCAGTGAATTCAACAGCCGCGCAGGGCAATTTTTTAGAAGTTTTAAACATGTCTTTAAACGTGTTTGAAAAACATTACTTAGATCGTAGTTTTGATAGAACTGGTCAATTATCAGTTGTAATTACACCTGGTGTGGGGGTGTTTGAAGTTGATAGGGAGTTAACAAATGTTACGAAACAAAGAATTATTGATAATGGAGTTGGTAGTGATTTGGTATGTGTTGGAGAACAACCGTTACACGCAGTTCCTTTATTAAAG tttcacaaTAAAGATACATCTATAAATGCACCAGACGACTACAGCATGCCACACTGGATTAATCTGAgtttttattcgacaaataaaaaaattccttaCTTAACATTTATACCTCGCATAAAACTGCCTCAAAGGGTATCAAAACATCCAGTAGAGAATGGAAAATTGCAATGTAAAAATAAGCTTCTGCAGGAAGATCCAAGGGAATGTTTACACAATACTTTATTTGACTATGATGCATATGATGCGCAAGTCTTTCAGTTACCCTCGgttcatacttcaag TAGTCTACAACGAGTTACAACAAGGGCTAAGAAAACAAGTGTGGCAAGCATGGAGACACATAACAATGCACATATCCTGaaacttttaaaaagaaaaatgtctgaCCCTGATATTCATCATCCACCACCTGAGCCACATTTACCCCCAGTGGCTGCAACAAGGAGTGCAGCGATTTCGATACCTCATAGAACAGATGATGTTACTAGCAATGAATCTAATGGAGAAGTTAATG AATCGAGAACGTCAGTGAAAAGCGATTTAACGGATTCGGAGATATCGCCGCCGTTTAGGCCAGTCGTGGGTAGCGCTGGAAGCCCAACAAATGCAATATCTCAACCAACAAATATCATTAGACCTAGCAGAGCACTTATTAATCCGTTTGATCCATCTCATGTTACGATTAAACTTACAAGTAATAGACGAAGATGGACACACATTTTTCCGAAag TTAATGTTACAGGCCCAACAGGTGTGCTCATACAGCAACATCATTATCAGGCTGTACCAGCACAGCTGTGTTCAGAATCACAATCTGACGTTACTTCAAATATAAGTGGATCCCCCATGGAGCATAACGAAATTTCTAGTTCAAATCAATTTCAAGATC ACACAAAAGGTAAATCACAGAGGCCGAATCTCTCATTATCAAGCGGCGAGAAAAGTGGAAATCCTGGGTCCTCTACAGGGAATAAATCTCTGACACTGTTATGGGGTGCTACTGGTGAACAAGAGTGGACACCAGCGCTTACAACAG CAATCATAG GTGTTGATTGGAAGTCGTTGACAATCCCAGCATGTTTGCCAATCACTACAGACTATTTCCCAGATAAAAGAAGTTTGCAGAACGATTATGTTGTCTCAGATTATAATCTCTTGCCAGATGATGTTAATTCAGATTTTGCCCAACAACGAGCGATATATAAAAAACCTTTGACAACCGTGGAAGTATTCAAAGAACTTGTGTCGCAACGATTAGCACAG GGTTTCCAATTAATTGTCGCGCCTGCAACTaataaaaatcaaagcaataccCCTGGCAGTAATGCTGTCCCAGCAATAAGTTCCGTAATGCGCGGTCGTCAAACGGAATCAGAGCCTAAAGAAGAGTATTTGCTAAGTATTGGtagaatttttcacaaaatatcGTTGTTCGATAACTGTATAACAGTTACAAGGTACCGGCCAAG GCATCCTTACCCTCCATTTAACATCCATTACCTCTATCGATTCCATGCGCCACATCATGATACGTACGAAGTGTCGTGGGCATCTTTCACAACGGAGAAACTTGAAAATTACAATTGGAATTATTTAGATCACTATATTTGCACTAGAGGTCACACTGACTTTGCCTTAGTAGAA GCTCTGAAATATTGGAGATTTCGCGTCTTCTTACTACCATTGCACAATTcggcaacccgaaaattcttaGAGGGATCATCGAAATGCGATATCTACACGCCCCTCACCGCATCAGAGCAAGTTTCTCTCATGGATGGGTTTTTACGATTCATCGAGCTGTGGCCGAATAAAATACGACGTCCGAACCCCAACAAAaattgg ACCAGTCTAGTTGGCAGCTCTCCCTTTAGGGAGCGACTTGGAAGCAATCGTCTACCAGAGAAACCAAGACCAAG GTCAGGTTCCAAAGTGATGGATAGGGGCCGAATTTCACCTGCAAGTGAAGCTGTGCTGCCTCTTGCTCTTGAACAGCAGCAGGATCATTTCGATTCGAACGAGGACAG TGCGAACATGGAGCTGACAAAGATTAAGAGTACCGCgccaaataatgaaattttagaagCAATGAAACACCCGCAGTCTGGTGTTGGATTCCTCACCCAACATCCCTCTCTCCCAAGTCAAACGTTCGTTAGCGCGGATGCGGTGCAATGGCTGAATAATCATATAGAAGGAGGAGTAACAGTGGAGGGAGCAATAAACATTATGAAT GGCATGATACAAGACAAAATAATATGCCACGCTTCTGGAGATTTTTCCAAACCGTTtattttaggattttatttatatCACGTAGTGCAGGATAAGGAAAATCAAAGAG CTGCGGATTATTTCTCACCCTCCGGTGATTTGCAAAGCTTCGAAAACGAATGGGTTGAGGTGGAAATAAAAGCACCGAAAGGTTGGTGCGAGCCTACTTCGCCAGTAACTTGCCCGACAATATCGTCTCCAATAACTATACCTAATTGTGATACCGTCGACGAATCAAACGTACCATCATTTCTTAAGGATGATTTAGACTTAATGGATCCTGGAGATGATAAAGATTGGCAAG TTCCACCATATAAACACACTCATTTAGATATAGATTTAAATAACAGAAGCGACAGAATTGAATGGGGTCATTTAAGGTATCAATCCATATACAAAGTGGATCATTCTTACGAACTTATAGTTCAATGGGTAGCATCGTCGGGCAGCATAGTCGCTGATCTT ATATTTGTATGGCAACGGAAGGCTCAAATGTGCGGAATTCAGATGGTTCCTATTCCAAGTGATCCATTGGCACTACCGTATACCTTGAAAAGTGATCCTCTACGGGGACCTATTTTTATACCATTAAATATAGAATCTCTTCTGATGAACAAACGAAATCTTTTCGAAG AATTTCGAGAAGACACGTACGCACAACGACTTTTCCTGTTTGAAGAAGCAATTGTACAAAGATTTGGCTTCGTTCCGTGCTTAATAGAAAGTACCGAGAATGATCATCAGTATGTGCATATGACCGGCAATGCGTTCATACTTATTCCTTCTACAACGAACACAAAATTGCGTCCACGAACGGCTACTAACGTTGTAAGGCGGAATACGGGACAGAAAGGGTATCCAGTTCATTCTGATCAACCTAGTCCGCACGAGGCTTACATTACGAGACACGTTAGTGGTAAAAATAAAGACGATTACAGTACGGACAAGAGG GTGGGATTTCTCTGGTCATGGAATCACATGCTCAGCCGAAAGTGGAAATCGTCATCCACCTTGGCCGGCGATGAATTGTTTCAAAAGAAACTTATTCAAGATTTTAGGAACTTCTGTTCGAACGGGGATAATAGACTGATGCACTTCTGGGAATCTTGTTGGGAAACCAAGGAGAAATCGTGTACACGGACAAGCTGA
- the Iml1 gene encoding GATOR complex protein Iml1 isoform X7 yields MKLYKLIVHQKTFSEEDLIINPKDQPGIKTGDVVEIYHPEVEFSRLLLQVTSFKEDLQGRETISVENNVATMFQLRTFGDVYMNVVNPDDVALDSVELTFKDQYLGRSEMCRLKSSLVNTCVYMNKKIEFCGGSIRCQVCEMWSQGDRVACGVINNDTKVVFRSSTSMVYLFIQMSSEMWDFDIHGDLYFEKAVNGFLADLFQKWKKNGSNHEVTIVLFSRTFYNASSLEEFPNHMRECLQHDYRRRFYEDFYRVVVQNERFEDWSNVLVQLRKLFTDYQKIVLEYHQKPGIVIPKAVNSTAAQGNFLEVLNMSLNVFEKHYLDRSFDRTGQLSVVITPGVGVFEVDRELTNVTKQRIIDNGVGSDLVCVGEQPLHAVPLLKFHNKDTSINAPDDYSMPHWINLSFYSTNKKIPYLTFIPRIKLPQRVSKHPVENGKLQCKNKLLQEDPRECLHNTLFDYDAYDAQVFQLPSVHTSSSLQRVTTRAKKTSVASMETHNNAHILKLLKRKMSDPDIHHPPPEPHLPPVAATRSAAISIPHRTDDVTSNESNGEVNESRTSVKSDLTDSEISPPFRPVVGSAGSPTNAISQPTNIIRPSRALINPFDPSHVTIKLTSNRRRWTHIFPKGPTGVLIQQHHYQAVPAQLCSESQSDVTSNISGSPMEHNEISSSNQFQDHTKGKSQRPNLSLSSGEKSGNPGSSTGNKSLTLLWGATGEQEWTPALTTGVDWKSLTIPACLPITTDYFPDKRSLQNDYVVSDYNLLPDDVNSDFAQQRAIYKKPLTTVEVFKELVSQRLAQGFQLIVAPATNKNQSNTPGSNAVPAISSVMRGRQTESEPKEEYLLSIGRIFHKISLFDNCITVTRYRPRHPYPPFNIHYLYRFHAPHHDTYEVSWASFTTEKLENYNWNYLDHYICTRGHTDFALVEALKYWRFRVFLLPLHNSATRKFLEGSSKCDIYTPLTASEQVSLMDGFLRFIELWPNKIRRPNPNKNWNPPTLGGVSPRDPASHLTRRRHSTSLIVLTNQERHVVNTAATARTCLDTPRHVPNRSGSKVMDRGRISPASEAVLPLALEQQQDHFDSNEDSANMELTKIKSTAPNNEILEAMKHPQSGVGFLTQHPSLPSQTFVSADAVQWLNNHIEGGVTVEGAINIMNGMIQDKIICHASGDFSKPFILGFYLYHVVQDKENQRAADYFSPSGDLQSFENEWVEVEIKAPKGWCEPTSPVTCPTISSPITIPNCDTVDESNVPSFLKDDLDLMDPGDDKDWQVPPYKHTHLDIDLNNRSDRIEWGHLRYQSIYKVDHSYELIVQWVASSGSIVADLIFVWQRKAQMCGIQMVPIPSDPLALPYTLKSDPLRGPIFIPLNIESLLMNKRNLFEEFREDTYAQRLFLFEEAIVQRFGFVPCLIESTENDHQYVHMTGNAFILIPSTTNTKLRPRTATNVVRRNTGQKGYPVHSDQPSPHEAYITRHVSGKNKDDYSTDKRVGFLWSWNHMLSRKWKSSSTLAGDELFQKKLIQDFRNFCSNGDNRLMHFWESCWETKEKSCTRTS; encoded by the exons GTTAACACTTGTGTATATATGAACAAGAAAATCGAGTTCTGCGGAGGTAGCATAAGGTGTCAAGTATGCGAAATGTGGTCGCAAGGCGATCGTGTCGCTTGTGGCGTTATAAATAACGATACAAAG GTTGTATTTCGTTCTTCAACAAGCATGGTATACCTTTTCATTCAAATGAGCTCGGAAATGTGGGATTTCGACATTCATGGCGATCTGTATTTCGAGAAAGCGGTTAACGGGTTTCTAGctgatttatttcaaaaatggaaGAAGAACGGTAGCAATCACGAAGTGACAATAGTCCTGTTCTCAAGAACATTTTATAATGCCAGCAGTTTGGAAGAATTTCCGAACCATATGCGCGAATGTTTACAACACGATTATAGGAGAAGATTTTACGAAGATTTCTACAGGGTGGTGGTACAAAATGAAAGATTTGAAGATTGGAGTAACGTATTAGTGCAATTGCGCAAACTGTTTACAGATTATCAGAAGATTGTATTAGAATATCATCAAAAGCCAGGTATCGTTATACCAAAAGCAGTGAATTCAACAGCCGCGCAGGGCAATTTTTTAGAAGTTTTAAACATGTCTTTAAACGTGTTTGAAAAACATTACTTAGATCGTAGTTTTGATAGAACTGGTCAATTATCAGTTGTAATTACACCTGGTGTGGGGGTGTTTGAAGTTGATAGGGAGTTAACAAATGTTACGAAACAAAGAATTATTGATAATGGAGTTGGTAGTGATTTGGTATGTGTTGGAGAACAACCGTTACACGCAGTTCCTTTATTAAAG tttcacaaTAAAGATACATCTATAAATGCACCAGACGACTACAGCATGCCACACTGGATTAATCTGAgtttttattcgacaaataaaaaaattccttaCTTAACATTTATACCTCGCATAAAACTGCCTCAAAGGGTATCAAAACATCCAGTAGAGAATGGAAAATTGCAATGTAAAAATAAGCTTCTGCAGGAAGATCCAAGGGAATGTTTACACAATACTTTATTTGACTATGATGCATATGATGCGCAAGTCTTTCAGTTACCCTCGgttcatacttcaag TAGTCTACAACGAGTTACAACAAGGGCTAAGAAAACAAGTGTGGCAAGCATGGAGACACATAACAATGCACATATCCTGaaacttttaaaaagaaaaatgtctgaCCCTGATATTCATCATCCACCACCTGAGCCACATTTACCCCCAGTGGCTGCAACAAGGAGTGCAGCGATTTCGATACCTCATAGAACAGATGATGTTACTAGCAATGAATCTAATGGAGAAGTTAATG AATCGAGAACGTCAGTGAAAAGCGATTTAACGGATTCGGAGATATCGCCGCCGTTTAGGCCAGTCGTGGGTAGCGCTGGAAGCCCAACAAATGCAATATCTCAACCAACAAATATCATTAGACCTAGCAGAGCACTTATTAATCCGTTTGATCCATCTCATGTTACGATTAAACTTACAAGTAATAGACGAAGATGGACACACATTTTTCCGAAag GCCCAACAGGTGTGCTCATACAGCAACATCATTATCAGGCTGTACCAGCACAGCTGTGTTCAGAATCACAATCTGACGTTACTTCAAATATAAGTGGATCCCCCATGGAGCATAACGAAATTTCTAGTTCAAATCAATTTCAAGATC ACACAAAAGGTAAATCACAGAGGCCGAATCTCTCATTATCAAGCGGCGAGAAAAGTGGAAATCCTGGGTCCTCTACAGGGAATAAATCTCTGACACTGTTATGGGGTGCTACTGGTGAACAAGAGTGGACACCAGCGCTTACAACAG GTGTTGATTGGAAGTCGTTGACAATCCCAGCATGTTTGCCAATCACTACAGACTATTTCCCAGATAAAAGAAGTTTGCAGAACGATTATGTTGTCTCAGATTATAATCTCTTGCCAGATGATGTTAATTCAGATTTTGCCCAACAACGAGCGATATATAAAAAACCTTTGACAACCGTGGAAGTATTCAAAGAACTTGTGTCGCAACGATTAGCACAG GGTTTCCAATTAATTGTCGCGCCTGCAACTaataaaaatcaaagcaataccCCTGGCAGTAATGCTGTCCCAGCAATAAGTTCCGTAATGCGCGGTCGTCAAACGGAATCAGAGCCTAAAGAAGAGTATTTGCTAAGTATTGGtagaatttttcacaaaatatcGTTGTTCGATAACTGTATAACAGTTACAAGGTACCGGCCAAG GCATCCTTACCCTCCATTTAACATCCATTACCTCTATCGATTCCATGCGCCACATCATGATACGTACGAAGTGTCGTGGGCATCTTTCACAACGGAGAAACTTGAAAATTACAATTGGAATTATTTAGATCACTATATTTGCACTAGAGGTCACACTGACTTTGCCTTAGTAGAA GCTCTGAAATATTGGAGATTTCGCGTCTTCTTACTACCATTGCACAATTcggcaacccgaaaattcttaGAGGGATCATCGAAATGCGATATCTACACGCCCCTCACCGCATCAGAGCAAGTTTCTCTCATGGATGGGTTTTTACGATTCATCGAGCTGTGGCCGAATAAAATACGACGTCCGAACCCCAACAAAaattgg AATCCTCCGACTCTAGGTGGTGTTTCGCCGAGAGATCCTGCCTCTCACTTGACCAGACGCAGGCACAGCACGAGCCTGATAGTCCTCACTAACCAG GAGAGGCATGTAGTGAATACCGCTGCGACTGCCCGCACGTGCCTCGACACTCCTCGCCACGTGCCAAACAG GTCAGGTTCCAAAGTGATGGATAGGGGCCGAATTTCACCTGCAAGTGAAGCTGTGCTGCCTCTTGCTCTTGAACAGCAGCAGGATCATTTCGATTCGAACGAGGACAG TGCGAACATGGAGCTGACAAAGATTAAGAGTACCGCgccaaataatgaaattttagaagCAATGAAACACCCGCAGTCTGGTGTTGGATTCCTCACCCAACATCCCTCTCTCCCAAGTCAAACGTTCGTTAGCGCGGATGCGGTGCAATGGCTGAATAATCATATAGAAGGAGGAGTAACAGTGGAGGGAGCAATAAACATTATGAAT GGCATGATACAAGACAAAATAATATGCCACGCTTCTGGAGATTTTTCCAAACCGTTtattttaggattttatttatatCACGTAGTGCAGGATAAGGAAAATCAAAGAG CTGCGGATTATTTCTCACCCTCCGGTGATTTGCAAAGCTTCGAAAACGAATGGGTTGAGGTGGAAATAAAAGCACCGAAAGGTTGGTGCGAGCCTACTTCGCCAGTAACTTGCCCGACAATATCGTCTCCAATAACTATACCTAATTGTGATACCGTCGACGAATCAAACGTACCATCATTTCTTAAGGATGATTTAGACTTAATGGATCCTGGAGATGATAAAGATTGGCAAG TTCCACCATATAAACACACTCATTTAGATATAGATTTAAATAACAGAAGCGACAGAATTGAATGGGGTCATTTAAGGTATCAATCCATATACAAAGTGGATCATTCTTACGAACTTATAGTTCAATGGGTAGCATCGTCGGGCAGCATAGTCGCTGATCTT ATATTTGTATGGCAACGGAAGGCTCAAATGTGCGGAATTCAGATGGTTCCTATTCCAAGTGATCCATTGGCACTACCGTATACCTTGAAAAGTGATCCTCTACGGGGACCTATTTTTATACCATTAAATATAGAATCTCTTCTGATGAACAAACGAAATCTTTTCGAAG AATTTCGAGAAGACACGTACGCACAACGACTTTTCCTGTTTGAAGAAGCAATTGTACAAAGATTTGGCTTCGTTCCGTGCTTAATAGAAAGTACCGAGAATGATCATCAGTATGTGCATATGACCGGCAATGCGTTCATACTTATTCCTTCTACAACGAACACAAAATTGCGTCCACGAACGGCTACTAACGTTGTAAGGCGGAATACGGGACAGAAAGGGTATCCAGTTCATTCTGATCAACCTAGTCCGCACGAGGCTTACATTACGAGACACGTTAGTGGTAAAAATAAAGACGATTACAGTACGGACAAGAGG GTGGGATTTCTCTGGTCATGGAATCACATGCTCAGCCGAAAGTGGAAATCGTCATCCACCTTGGCCGGCGATGAATTGTTTCAAAAGAAACTTATTCAAGATTTTAGGAACTTCTGTTCGAACGGGGATAATAGACTGATGCACTTCTGGGAATCTTGTTGGGAAACCAAGGAGAAATCGTGTACACGGACAAGCTGA